In Candidatus Binataceae bacterium, the DNA window CGTCGCCGGAGAGCAGACAGCCCATGCGGCCGAAAGCCATGCCGAGGGCCAGCGGCGCAGCGCACATATCGGTGATCGTGAGGAACGGTATCTTGCGAAGGCGCGCGATGATCCAGGTCGAAAGGATGCCGGCGATTAGCCCCCCGTACCAGACGAAGCCGGCGCCGGAGAGCACGATCGAGGACGGATGCGCCATGTACGCCGGCCAGTTATCGAAGACATCGTAGATGCGCGAGCCGGCGAACCCAGCGAGGGCGCCCCAAACCACGATCGCGTCGGCCAGGCCGGAGTCGTAGCCGCGCCGGCGGCATTCGAGACTCAAGGTGAAGTTGCCGGCAAGGAAGCCGAGCGCCGCCATCACGCCGAAGCTGTAGATGGGAATCGGTCCAAGATGAAGCAGAATCGGAATCATCGCAGGTTACAAGCCTATCGCACGGGAACCTGTCGCGCGACTCCGTAGGAACGCGCGCACTGATAGTGGCTTGCGCGATTTCGCCACACTAATATACGACGCTCTTATGCGTGCGATTGTTCAACGGGTGAGTCGCGCCGCGGTGCGAATCGAGGGGCGGCAAGCCGCCGGCATCGGGCGCGGCTTCGTGGTCCTGCTGGGAGTCGGCGGCGACGACGGCGAAACAGACGCGGATTTTCTTCTCGATCGCATACTCGGGCTGAGGGTCTTTGCCGACGCCAGCGGCAAGATGAATCTCGCGCTCGGCGCCGTCGACGGCGCGCTGCTGGTGATCTCTCAATTCACCCTGTATGCCGATACGCGCCAGCGCCGCCCGTCGTTCACTGCGGCCGCGCCGCCGGAGCAGGCGTGCCGACTGTATAAGTACTTTCTGTCGCAGGCGGGCAAGCATGATGTTAAGGTTGAGTGCGGCGAATTCGGCGCGCACATGGAAGTCGATTTGATCAACGACGGACCGGTCACGATCCTCCTCGACAGCGCGACGCGGTGAAGGGGGCGGACCAGCGGAACGAAGCGGTGCGAGCAGGCGAGTCCGCGAGCTGCGTTCCGGGGAGGCGGAGTCTGCGACGCGCGGCCAAGGTAAACATGGCAAAGGCGGGCTTTTACGCGATCGAATCGGGCAAGATTTCGTTCCGGCGCGACGGCAACTGGTATACTGACGACGAGCGGATCGATAATCAGCGGATCGCGCTGCTCTTCAGCCGGAGCATCCGGCGCAACGCTGACGGCAGCTTTTTTCTCCAGGTCGGCGACGAACGCGCGTCGATCACGGTCGAGGATACTCCGTACGTCGTAATTACCGTGGAGGAAAGCGCCTACGGCGGTTTCCTCGTCGTCACCAACGACGGCGAACGCGAGGGGCTCGACCTGGCGACGCTCGAAGTCGGGGCCAATAATGTCCTCTACTGCCGGGTCAAGGCTGGCGTATTTCGCGCGCGCTTTCTGCGTTCCGCCTATTACCATCTGAGCGATCATTTCGTGGCCGAAGAGAATGGCGGTTTTGCGCTGAGCGTTGCCGGCCGGCGCTATCCGATCGCGATTGCCGGGAACGCCGAGTGACGACGCCGGCGTTGCATGTCGTGCTGGTGCGTCCGGAGATTCCGCAGAACACCGGCTCGATCGCGCGACTAGTCGCCGCCACGCAGACGCGCCTGCATCTGGTCGGGCCGCTCGGCTTTTCGCTTGAAGATCGCTATCTCAAGCGGGCCGGACTCGATTATTGGCCGCTGGTCGATTTGCAGACGTACGCCGCGTGGCCTGAGTTTGATCAAATCCATGCGACGACGCAGGCGGACAACTTCAAGTATTTCTCGGCCCGCGCCGAAAAGTCCTATCTCGACGCTCGCTATCGGCGCGGCGATTTCCTGGTCTTCGGCAGCGAGACCAAGGGGCTGGGTGCGGAGTTTCTCAATTCGCGCGCCGCGGCGGCCTATCGGATCCCGATCTTTGAAGCGGGCGTGCGCAGCCTGAATCTTGCCAATGCGGTCGCGATCGTGGTTTACGAAGCCCTGCGACAAACCGGAATGACTACGGCGCGGGCGTAAAGGACTCCGCCCAGCGCGCCGGAGACGGGGGAATTATATGCCGCCAGTACTCGACCTGATCGATACGATCGTGATCGTCATGATGGAGAATCGCTCCTTCGATCACCTGCTCGGCTACCTGAGGCTGCCGGCCTTCGGCGGGATGAAGCTCGACGGCATCGTTGACGACGCGGCGTGGCGGCAGAGATACGCGAATCCCGGCAAGGCGCCGGACAATTTCCTCTACGAGCCGATCCTGCAACATGATTTGCACATTCAGGATCCGCCGCACGAGCGCGCGGACATCAAGGTTCAATTGGGCGCGCCGAGCAACGGCGTCTTTCCGATGAAAGGCTTTGTCCGGAGCGCGAACGGCGATGCGCAGGTGATGCACTATTACACGCGCGAGA includes these proteins:
- a CDS encoding DUF1285 domain-containing protein; this encodes MAKAGFYAIESGKISFRRDGNWYTDDERIDNQRIALLFSRSIRRNADGSFFLQVGDERASITVEDTPYVVITVEESAYGGFLVVTNDGEREGLDLATLEVGANNVLYCRVKAGVFRARFLRSAYYHLSDHFVAEENGGFALSVAGRRYPIAIAGNAE
- the dtd gene encoding D-aminoacyl-tRNA deacylase produces the protein MRAIVQRVSRAAVRIEGRQAAGIGRGFVVLLGVGGDDGETDADFLLDRILGLRVFADASGKMNLALGAVDGALLVISQFTLYADTRQRRPSFTAAAPPEQACRLYKYFLSQAGKHDVKVECGEFGAHMEVDLINDGPVTILLDSATR
- a CDS encoding tRNA (cytidine(34)-2'-O)-methyltransferase, whose translation is MTTPALHVVLVRPEIPQNTGSIARLVAATQTRLHLVGPLGFSLEDRYLKRAGLDYWPLVDLQTYAAWPEFDQIHATTQADNFKYFSARAEKSYLDARYRRGDFLVFGSETKGLGAEFLNSRAAAAYRIPIFEAGVRSLNLANAVAIVVYEALRQTGMTTARA